From the Bacillus tuaregi genome, one window contains:
- the fabF gene encoding beta-ketoacyl-ACP synthase II yields the protein MEKRRVVVTGIGAVTPLGNDVETTWNNLIAGVCGIGPLTRVNADDFPAKVAAEVKDFEPADFIDKKDARKMDRFTQFAVAASLMAVKDAGLDINEENSDRIGVWIGSGIGGMETFENQYQNFIKKGYRRVSPFFVPMLIPDMAAGQVSITLGARGFNSCTVTACATGTNSIGDAFKVIQRGDAIAMVTGGAEAPITNMSVAGFCANTALSTNPDPKSACRPFDLNRDGFILGEGAGIMVLEDLEHALARGANIYAEIVGYGATADAYHITAPAPGGEGGARAMRMAINDADLKPEDIDYINAHGTSTAYNDKFETAAIKEVFADHAQQLAISSTKSMTGHLLGAAGGIEAIISALTIKESMIPPTINYQTPDPECDLDYVPNEARKQEVKAVLSNSLGFGGHNATLVFKKYEQ from the coding sequence ATGGAAAAACGCAGAGTCGTTGTAACTGGAATAGGTGCTGTAACACCACTTGGCAATGATGTTGAAACAACTTGGAATAACTTAATTGCAGGAGTTTGTGGAATTGGTCCATTAACAAGAGTAAATGCGGATGACTTTCCTGCAAAAGTAGCAGCTGAGGTAAAGGATTTTGAACCAGCTGATTTTATAGATAAGAAAGATGCCCGCAAAATGGACCGGTTTACACAATTTGCTGTAGCCGCTTCACTCATGGCAGTTAAGGATGCAGGTCTAGATATTAATGAAGAAAACTCAGACCGTATCGGTGTGTGGATTGGATCAGGAATTGGTGGTATGGAGACGTTTGAGAACCAGTACCAAAACTTTATCAAGAAAGGGTATCGCAGAGTCAGCCCATTTTTTGTCCCTATGCTCATACCGGATATGGCGGCTGGACAGGTGTCGATTACACTTGGAGCTAGAGGCTTTAACTCCTGTACGGTAACTGCCTGTGCAACAGGAACTAATTCAATTGGGGATGCATTTAAAGTCATCCAGCGTGGAGATGCTATTGCAATGGTTACGGGCGGTGCAGAAGCGCCGATTACGAATATGTCTGTTGCCGGCTTTTGTGCAAATACAGCCCTTAGTACAAATCCAGATCCTAAATCTGCCTGTCGTCCGTTTGATCTAAACAGAGATGGCTTTATTTTAGGTGAAGGGGCAGGTATTATGGTGCTGGAGGATTTAGAGCATGCATTAGCACGTGGAGCTAATATATATGCAGAAATTGTCGGCTATGGTGCAACAGCTGATGCCTATCATATTACGGCTCCTGCACCAGGCGGAGAGGGCGGTGCCCGAGCAATGAGAATGGCTATAAATGATGCTGATTTGAAGCCAGAAGATATTGATTATATCAATGCACATGGAACCAGTACGGCCTATAATGATAAGTTTGAAACAGCAGCTATAAAAGAGGTATTTGCTGACCACGCGCAACAGCTTGCGATTAGCTCGACTAAATCTATGACAGGTCATCTGTTAGGAGCAGCTGGGGGAATCGAAGCCATTATTTCAGCGCTTACAATAAAAGAGAGTATGATACCGCCTACGATTAATTATCAGACACCAGACCCGGAATGTGATTTAGACTATGTTCCAAATGAAGCTAGAAAACAG
- a CDS encoding lipase family protein, translating into MEIRNFQLDAEWNIIHYPERPLGFGILIIGDERNFVDEQTSYWLQNEGKHNLLTSLQSAGYTLFYSNLYGRNWGSGRAVKLARRLYDHMMRSEILNDKIHIIAEGMGALVALKLLKELDGCIRSVILINPILSLKQHLELEKDRKFFYKKVLRELSRSYEYDTETLLEVLAQVDAPPPSTTHHIPMKIIHILSDSRAYKQSYLLNQLSVQWEEEKVPISVCYMVPEKRPQMDHQIIHFLKSYEKIL; encoded by the coding sequence ATGGAGATCCGGAACTTTCAATTGGATGCCGAATGGAATATTATTCATTATCCTGAAAGACCACTAGGTTTCGGTATCCTTATTATAGGGGATGAAAGAAATTTTGTTGATGAACAAACAAGCTATTGGCTGCAAAATGAAGGGAAGCATAACCTATTAACGTCACTTCAAAGTGCTGGCTATACGTTATTCTATAGTAATTTATATGGACGTAATTGGGGAAGCGGAAGAGCGGTTAAATTGGCAAGGCGCCTTTACGACCATATGATGCGTTCGGAAATATTAAATGACAAAATCCATATCATTGCCGAAGGAATGGGTGCATTGGTGGCGTTAAAACTGCTCAAAGAGCTTGATGGATGTATTCGTTCTGTCATTCTAATTAATCCTATTCTGTCACTAAAACAGCATCTAGAGCTGGAAAAGGATCGTAAGTTTTTTTATAAAAAAGTATTACGAGAGCTCTCCCGTTCTTATGAATATGATACAGAAACATTGTTGGAAGTGCTTGCTCAAGTGGATGCCCCACCGCCATCTACAACTCATCATATCCCGATGAAAATTATCCATATTTTGTCGGATAGTCGTGCCTATAAACAATCTTATTTGCTTAATCAATTATCAGTACAATGGGAAGAAGAAAAGGTTCCCATCTCTGTTTGCTACATGGTTCCAGAAAAACGACCACAAATGGATCATCAAATCATTCATTTTTTAAAAAGTTATGAAAAAATACTTTAA
- a CDS encoding BMP family ABC transporter substrate-binding protein, whose amino-acid sequence MIILASCGRADNHGEIKKAGLLIPDSINDQGWGTKGYKGLLKIQSRYDVEVYYKEGMNSKSVVERAVKEFSQKGVNLIYGHGHAYDEYFHDLSLEYPDIHFITFNGTAKNKNITNIIFNSYASSFFAGMVAGYMTETNRIGMIPAFEWQPEVKGFYEGARYQNNNAHVEIQYVNHFDNKEKALEIAENLMSNRCDILYPIGDSYSVPVIEKVKEMGLYAIGYVTDQSDLGLQTVLTSTIQDVDTIYELTAEQFNNGQIHSGNITYDFQSNVISLGTFSPLVDQEFIEDLQRLIKKYKETGELPHIEKKKAGASN is encoded by the coding sequence ATGATTATATTAGCATCATGTGGTCGAGCAGATAATCATGGAGAAATAAAAAAAGCAGGTCTATTAATACCAGATAGTATTAATGACCAGGGATGGGGTACAAAGGGGTACAAAGGGTTGCTGAAAATCCAATCTCGTTACGATGTTGAGGTATATTATAAGGAAGGGATGAATTCCAAATCGGTAGTCGAAAGAGCCGTAAAGGAATTTTCGCAAAAGGGTGTGAATCTAATCTATGGTCACGGTCATGCCTATGATGAATACTTCCACGATCTGTCTTTGGAATACCCGGATATTCATTTTATTACGTTTAATGGAACAGCAAAGAATAAAAATATAACCAATATTATTTTTAATTCCTATGCGAGCAGCTTCTTTGCCGGTATGGTTGCAGGTTATATGACCGAAACAAATCGGATTGGTATGATTCCAGCCTTCGAATGGCAACCAGAAGTAAAGGGCTTTTATGAAGGGGCTCGCTATCAAAACAATAATGCTCATGTCGAGATACAATATGTCAATCATTTTGATAATAAAGAGAAGGCTCTTGAGATTGCTGAGAATCTGATGTCCAATCGATGTGATATTCTCTATCCTATAGGCGACAGCTATAGTGTGCCTGTAATCGAGAAGGTAAAAGAAATGGGTCTATATGCAATCGGTTATGTTACGGACCAGTCGGATTTAGGGCTTCAGACAGTGCTAACAAGTACGATTCAAGATGTAGATACAATCTATGAGTTAACAGCAGAACAATTTAATAATGGTCAAATACATTCTGGTAACATAACCTATGATTTTCAAAGTAATGTCATTTCACTAGGAACCTTTAGCCCGTTAGTAGATCAGGAATTTATTGAAGATTTACAACGGTTAATTAAAAAATATAAAGAAACAGGGGAACTTCCCCATATAGAAAAGAAAAAGGCTGGCGCTTCAAACTAA
- a CDS encoding beta-ketoacyl-ACP synthase III — MNAGILGIGKALPEKVLTNQDLEKIVDTNDEWIRTRTGIEERRIADDHTDTSDLAYQAAVAALEDANISAEELGLILVATVTPDHPFPTVSCMLQERLGAKNAAAMDLSAACAGFMYGMITAKQFIESDSYKYVLVVGAEKLSKITDWNDRNTAVLFGDGAGAVVMGRVSEGRGILSFELGADGTGAKHLYQDEYIIMNGREVFKFAVRQMADSSVNVIEKAGLNKEDVDFLIPHQANIRIMEASRQRLGLPDEKMSKTIKKYGNTSSSSIPIAMAEEVATGKIKDDDIIVMVGFGGGLTWGAIALRWGR; from the coding sequence ATGAATGCAGGAATATTAGGGATTGGTAAAGCCTTACCTGAAAAGGTTTTAACTAATCAAGATTTAGAGAAAATTGTTGATACAAATGATGAATGGATTAGAACTAGGACGGGTATAGAGGAACGCAGAATTGCTGATGACCATACTGATACTTCGGACTTAGCCTATCAAGCGGCTGTTGCCGCTTTGGAGGATGCAAATATTTCTGCAGAAGAGCTTGGGTTAATATTAGTTGCAACCGTTACACCAGATCATCCATTTCCGACCGTCTCTTGTATGCTGCAGGAACGGCTGGGTGCAAAAAATGCTGCCGCGATGGATTTAAGTGCTGCCTGTGCTGGATTTATGTATGGAATGATTACGGCAAAACAATTTATTGAAAGTGATTCCTATAAATATGTCCTTGTTGTTGGAGCGGAAAAGCTATCAAAAATAACGGACTGGAATGATCGTAATACGGCTGTTCTTTTCGGTGACGGAGCAGGTGCTGTTGTCATGGGACGGGTTTCTGAAGGCAGAGGAATCCTCTCCTTCGAGCTTGGAGCTGATGGAACAGGGGCAAAGCATTTATATCAAGACGAATACATCATTATGAATGGGCGCGAAGTATTTAAGTTTGCGGTTCGGCAAATGGCTGATAGCTCTGTTAATGTCATTGAAAAAGCGGGTCTAAATAAAGAGGATGTTGATTTTCTCATTCCCCATCAAGCAAATATTCGTATCATGGAGGCATCAAGACAACGATTAGGTTTACCTGATGAAAAAATGTCTAAGACGATTAAAAAATATGGCAATACTTCTTCATCTTCCATCCCAATTGCCATGGCAGAAGAAGTAGCCACTGGTAAAATTAAGGATGATGATATTATTGTCATGGTAGGCTTTGGCGGCGGTTTAACCTGGGGTGCCATAGCTTTACGCTGGGGTCGATAA